In the genome of Anguilla anguilla isolate fAngAng1 chromosome 15, fAngAng1.pri, whole genome shotgun sequence, the window AGCCCATAGCATTTAGGCCACCTTGTCTGTGTTGAACTGCAGGTCTATACTGACATTATTACCACACCTGTACTTAAAACTGACTGATCCTGTGTGGTCCTGATGCTCTTTGCAATCGCATGTTTACAGATTTACCTTTTCTTTCCCAATGTAACATTAAAAATGGTTGTACAATGAAAAGaccataattatttattgtccTATGATGGATCTATGTGTGGATGCCAAATATGTTTTGGCAAAAAGGCCACCTATCAAAGACTCTCGCTCACAAATGGTTGACTCAGTGCTAAGACCTGGGGCCTGCCTCACAAAGCAGgtttactgagttagctggacaactgtaaaacctggaacagctcttgTTACTTTAATCCATGTTCCAGATTCAGGAGGgttctcagtgcagttatccagctaactgagtaatcctgcttcgttaTACAGGCCCCAGGTTATTGGGAGTGTAATCTTTAGACTCCTTAAACTTGTCAGAATAACATTATGCCATGTACACCAATCCACATCCCAAACAAagaaccccgcccccttttcATCCAACCAGTGCGACCACTAAAAATCATAATGAAAATATCAATCTGCAATGCTCCAAAACATACATCTGAATTTGGgaattctgaatttaaaatggagcCCTTAATATTCTTATACATTTAAGGACACTGGCTTTTATTTCTAGCCATTCCTCAACAATGAAAATTACCTTTTTGATGTCCTCTTCTGTTGCTTTTTTGAAGTCATGTTCAAAAGGACTAGCAAGTTCATTAAACAGTCCCACTTCTTCACAGTTCTTCAAAAAGCGAGTGGGTGTTGGTGTTTGgtctgaaaaaaattaaacaattaaattaaattcatttctcACACCCAAAACAGCTTAACCATTGACCACACTGAAGACCTACCAGCAACAATGACACTGTCATTCCGAGCTGGACCAAACTTTAGTGTCAtctcatgtttgtgtttatggaCGGCCAAATGGTCTTCATTGGTGAACcgctgttaaaataaaataaaataaaataaaaaattcgaAGTGCGTTTTTTATTGAGTTAATGTGTCCGGTTAAAAGTTCTTGCATAAGGAACGTGAACATGTATAAGTCTTGCATACCTGACCACACCCAGGAGCAGTGCATACGAAGGGTTTGTCATCACTCATATTCAGTCAATCCGTTTTATATCCTGAATAAAAACACATGTCAAAGGGAACAGGAATCACAATTCATCAAATTACAGTGATTAGCAGAGCAATTGACGTTCCTAAACGAGACGTTAAATCTTTTCCATGTTTCcaacatctctttttttttggtgaatgtATACACCGGCACACTATTACTCACATTTTAACACTGCACCGGCCATCGTATGCTCCAGATCTCGGCTAAACTATAATAAACCCAATATTCGTTATTACATTAATGCATGTGCAGCGTTATTATCATAGCAGCCTTCTATTTAGCTTTACTCACCAAACTGGCATTTCTGATCCAGGACCAACATTCTGGCCAGTAGCAGTACACATATAGTATTAGCACAGCTTTACGGAATCGTCCTCGCACAATCTTATTTCGGAGTCCCCCATTTCCTCTTATTGCTGTTGTTCCCAGATTCATCAGGACATTACTCAGAACCCGCTGGATGATAAGTGTTCTCAGCTAGAGTCGCTAAAATGATTCGGCTTTCTGTGCGAGATAGGTAACTGGTTCTATTTCACCGACGATTAGCTATGCCCGCCATCCAAAACAGGTGTGCGAGCTGTCAAAATTATACAGTCAAGCAAATGCAGGTGTCTGCTACATTGCTGTGGATCTTGTGCTAACTGTTCATATGCGAAAACAGCTGCTTTGATGGCACGTTTCAACAGTTCCATACTGGTAGTTCTAGGcagctagcattagctagcttgACAGATCATAGCAACATTGTCTACGGTAAGTTGTCAGCTGGTGAAACAACGATAACCATGTAGCTACCTGCTGTCGTTTACGCCTGCTGATAATTACTACcaagcaaattattttcattcttgCAATAATGGTAATGCTAACGGGGAAACATGCTAGCGATCAATCAAACAATGTCACGAATTATTGTCGTACACATCGATTGTTTTGACTCGCCAGTTAGCACCCCTCTCTTGCTGAGGTATCCTACGGGTTGGATTTGGCTGAGGGTAATGTTAGCCACACTGTTACCGCTAGCTGGCTGCAATCACCGTCGCCATATTAtaagctattattattactacagaCCCGTGCGTGTAGTAATCATTCAGAATGAGCACCATATGATAATACCGAACATCTGTAGGATTTCACTTAACCCGTGTACAATATCTTTGTTTCCAACCGCTATCAATTTAAATGGAGTATTTACACTTACCCACGGGCTCAACCTTTCCACGCGCAAAACCCCACGACTGCCCCCAGATCTCGCGACGTGCGTGCTTCGAAGCTGTGGGCATCTTCCGTAATCGTCAGTGGAGTAAAGACACATTACGTAATCAATCTCcctgtgcacacgtgtgttttGACAGATACACTGCAGCCAAATCTTTGAGGTGTCGGTGTACTAACTTCAAAACACACTGTCTTACAGCGTGGAAAATTATTAGAGCTCCGGAAAATTAACGTTCATATCTGGATAATACTATGGAACAGAATCAACGAGCTTATATCATTTGCTTAGCATATTTGTTTGTATCCAGTGACATTGAATTGTTAAATACTATTAATTTATACACCAGAGTATATAGTGACTGAAGCAATTATGGTAAAATACTTTGAACAGAGGCACAACAGCCAATGTATAGCTGGTGACAGTAGAACTGCTTGAAGAAAAATTAGAAATGCATAACAATGAATGTGCAAAGATTTTTCGTATAATCGATTAGATTCTACATACCAaagcttactttttttttttacaatgaacaATTTGTTGCCACATGTTGTTCAGAATCTTTTTCACAAATCCTGTATTCAAAACACAACGGCTGCTCAATGAGAACAGAATTCGCTGGTTACCCAAGTTTACCCAAGCAATTTACTCATAACAAATAATATGCGTTGACCGGGGCATTCTGCTTGTAGACACGCGGCCAAATACAGCGCGTCAGACATACGATTGACCCCTTTTAATCACCGAGATTAAAGATATTCAGATGCATTGTTGCTACTTCCGAACCAGCCTCGCCGTGCATCCGATTAGTGACAGAATAAACACCAGCAtttcttatttaaatattagttGGGATATGTAATCTGCTTTTTATGTATTTGGTCTGCAGTTGGCTCATGTAAGCAGTTGTTTTCACCCGATCCCTGGCTGTAGCAACCTGATGTGGGGGTGTTTAAAGTGGGACATCCTCTGGAGAAACCACTTTACATATTAAACTATGCACATGAAACCTTATCTATGCAAAGTGCCCCCATtcgttcatttttgttttttgtcaacCTTAATAATTGGTACAGAGGCAATTGATCCACTGCGGATCTGAGATGAGGTGAAGGAAATGTTATATTATGAAATTGTGTTATTATAATTTCCAATTGCAACAGTCCAGCACATTTATGGAAAGAAATATGTAAATTCAATGCATAAATCCACATTCTCAGGATGATTGCAGAGTCACCTTCTGATGTGGATGCCCAAGTTGACTTCCCTTTGAAAGCTGATCATATAAACCAAGTCCTACAGAAGAAAAATGCCCGCTATAAGATCTTTAAAATGGTCAAAGACACGTATTTTAATTCTGTAATTGGTTGCATTTGTacaacacgtttttttttattttgacagaactgaacaaaaaaaaccaggaaaatgtacattttcatgacACCAACACAGAACAATTTTGGTAGCCACCCTAAAATTTGTAGATACATCTGTAGATACATCTTTAGAATCCCATCATGTGAAGCTGGtctttatttcctttctttacATGGCAAACAAGATCAAGAAAGCAACCATCAAGCAGAACAGACCCATGGCTTCAGACAGGGCAAATCCCAGGATAGCATAGGAGAACAGCTGTTGCTTTAGAGAAGGGTTCCTGTAAGAGAGGGGACAAAGATGGAGTCAACAAATACTTCAGATGACAGACAATCCTTTGGGCTCACTGCAGACGACCAAAAGAACGTCGACAGAAAACACCGAGTGCTatatttaaaggcatactacacaggatttttaccttgaaaatattataaaataaccatgctaaggcatatctacgATGCACTGGCAATCCGTATGCACTTTCACCGAATTTGTGCATCTTtaactgtatttgttattctaacaggtgtttggaatgtttctgggcgtggcactcttttctgtgtggggaggggtgggtgtgaaCTCGCTAACAAAGAAGTCCACATACAGTGAAAAAAGACAAGCCaacagggctcgttcaagaacCAGTTAACCTTGGGattgcttttcctctgtggcgtcagctgaagttcgccaagggGATTAAAAGCAGCGTGGAGTTGGCTTGTtatctgttggacctgtaaatAACGTTACTGGCAGTGTGAAGCTGGCGACAATAAGGACTTTCACAAGGgtctgaaatttttttaaatgataaaaccaCCACCAAATCTGCCTTCTTACTGTTCACGGTCACGGTCGATCACTTCACACTACTGACATCACCTTTAGCTATCCAACTAGCTACGCTAGGTGGGGTAACCTATTCGCCGTGAGTGGGTGGGGTaaaagacagaggaggagactccattgattgtaaacacaggctaagaaatcctgcacagtatgcctttaaagCAATTTCTTTCGCAGAAAACACAAGCGGGAAAGGTTTACAAGCACAAGTTTTCAAACCGGAGACAagaagcattttgtttttccttagTAGAAGGCATGGTTCAGACCTGGCGTAGCCGATGATGAGGCTGCCGAACACCGTTCCGATTCCGGCCCCGGACCCCGCCACCCCGACGGTGGCTGCGCCGGCACCGATGAACTTGGCGGCCGTGTCGATGTCCCGGGTCACAGCACTGGTCTGGAAGCCTCGCAGTGCAACCTGGGACATGCTCTGCGGCCCCAGGACAGGGCTCATctacaaaaaaggaaacatcCCTTTAGACAGACGGTAAATGTAGCAATGAGTGAAAGAAGGGGTTTAACTTTTTCAGtcagaaaattctgacaaaTCACAGTGAAATTGCACATGGATTCCTTCTATAAGCAATGCAATGGCTGTAGCTAATCAACTAACAGCAGGAGAGGGACGGACCAATGTCCCTCCGAGACAGTGAGGGGAACAAGTCCATGTCCTTCTGAGACAGTGAGGGGAATGACCCCATGTCCCTCTGAGACAAAGAGGGGAACAAGCCCATGTTCCTCAGAGACAAAGAGGGGAAGAGCCCATGTCCCTCTGAGACATAGAGGGAAACGAGCCCATGTCCTTCTGAGACATAGAGGGGAAGAGCCCATGTCCCTCTGAGAGGGGAACAAGCTCATGTCCTTCTGAGACAAAGAGGGGAACGAGCCCATGTCCCTCTGAGAGGGGAACAAGCTCACATCCCCCTGGGACAGAGAAGGGAAAGGTGAAGCAAGAGGCAGAACTGTACCTCTCCAGCTTGGAGTTCTGGCCGTGACACcacagcagcagagaggggtCTGTACAGAGCCCGGGATCCAGCACGCACCTGCAGAAACAAGAGACACGCCCCCCACAGTAAGCCATACCAAACATCAACCACCAGTCACGTTTAAGTCtagcaaaacaaaactaaagAATTGCTGTTTGACAGTAGGCTGTTCACTACTGGACAAAATAGTTGTGCATATATCCATCTGTAAAGGGTTCAAAGTTCAGCTTGTGCTTAAGGGTCATATATGCTGGTTTGAGTTGGACACCTGGTTATACAACTGGTGAAAAGTAAGAGGCACCTTCAGGGCAGTCAGGACCTTCAATGTCTTATCTACCACAGACTTGCAGCATATTCTTTACATTTGACATTGGTAGAACTTACGAACACGGAAGACCATTAACCAGGGTTACCAAATATTAGTTAGTACTGCAGTCATAGATAGTGATTTAATTTCGCCACACAACCAAGTCCTGTGttagagggcactgtatatacCATTACAAACAAGGTCAAAATCTAACGAGAAAAACGAGCTGCATTCACCCATTGCTCTGAATATATACCTCTTTCTAGAGAACATAACGACTGATCATGATTCATGACCTTGGAATCGCGAAAACCGCATCTATTTAGCCACAGTTAGCTacaattagctagctacaattaGTTTGAATGACAGTAGCGATAGTTTGCACTGTAATTCAACAGACCGACTGTAAAACTATTTCCACTCAATTTGGCTGTAGATGTTCTCAAGCCCCAACAAATAGatgttaaaatgtttgcatAATTTCCAGCTATAGTTAAAATGTTCGCTACCTACAGTTAAATATGGCTCGCTCGTTAGCAAATAGCTAGCTTTTATATAACAGGCCCGTGCAAATACACATATGCATTAATATATCTGGGGAATAACTCACCAGTGCAGGCGTGGAGACGAACTTCGCACAGGCATACATTATATCTGCTGTATTACCGGCTATTATAAAAGTTTATAAAACACCGGGCTCTTTCTCTGAAATTACAAGACACAGTTAAGGTCAATGAACATTTCAGCAATCAAATTACATAACAGCAACCCTAACATACTGAAAGATCGCACAAATACATAAGCATTCAATGCTCGTGCTTTTAGAATATATTTAAAGGTTTTATAGTGGTCGATTAGAGTGGATTATATGTGCATATTCACAATTTCCAGTCTCCATTTACCTCCCCTTCTTCTCTGAATTGCTGTTAACAGAGGTCGAAGCGCAGCCTACAGCGCATGCGTGTACACCCTCGCACAGGCTCCCGGATGTTGGCTTTATGACGTGCAAGGTCATTTCACCGTAACTTCATACGACAGATTCAGATATAAAAGGCAAACATGATAATAGGTTATTTAAAATTGAAAGGGAGAACTATATAAAAATGTCGAAAAATGTAAGAAGTAAAAAATTCAAACGTAGCCTATCTTTGATTTATGCCGTCTAAATTAACGTTGATGAAAATGGATAAGACCATCCTCTGTAAATGTACACTAAAATTTTCAGATCTTAACATGCCAGAGCAGTGAGCCAGGTTTTCTCTGTGATTgctattataaatataattgctGGTCAATTTGTTATATATGATGATTTGGTGAAAGGGTGTTTTGTAAAACTCAAAATCAGAGCACTGAAAGTCCTTGGATGGCAGTGATCCAAAAACACTGTTAGTGGACAGCCagtcgggttagggttagggttagtgcaGATCAAGATGTCCTTTCATACAAATCACAAATCCTGGTTCTGATGTGCTGTGGTTCATAACATTTCTAAAGTATGCCAACACAGAGTTCACACCATTGCTAGGTCTACAAAGTGGAGATGATGGTGGTTCGTTTGCCTGCATCCTGCTGCATTGGCACCGATTTCTGTGTTCTCTGACTCAGTTgtggtgtggaatttgcatgttaCTCTGAGCACAGGTGTTTGTGCACCTCTCTGTTTGGAATTCATATGAATTCAAGCAGAATACATTTTCTGGACCATGATTCCCCAGGCTATAGGACAGACAGGTAGCCAGCATGCAGAGAAATGGGTCTGTCAGCACCTTCTGCAGCTCATGATGTCATACTAGTTCTAATCTGTGCAACTGGTTTTGACTCACAGTCTCCCGATCTCACACATCTGAATCACTCACACAAAGTGCTCCATATTCTCCAAGCCTAAAACACATGTTTTGGAACATGGCCTCTTTCTTAGACAAACAAATTTACAGAATTATTTCTGCTGCACAGTTGCAATGAAAAGACTGACCACTAATGACATTACTGTAAATTCAACTGAACTGCAAAAAGGAGGAATTAGGGGTATGGTACAAACGCTGTCCAACAGAGGGCACTGTTTCACCCAGTATAACTTAGTGAGCTTGCAGGTTTTATCAGTTGCAAAAAGCACATTAGTACAGCATTGGACGAAACAGACCAGCCAATgagaccaatcagagcaggaCTGGACGGCTACAGGATGGGTGCGTGCGAATCCCAACCTACagaaaaggaaatgtatttaatttaatgggGGATTCACAGACCATAGATGTATTTAATCTAATTGGGACTTACAGACCATAGATGTATTTAATTTGATAGGGGTCTCACAGATCATGGATTGaatctgttctgttctgaaaaACTTCAAGGTTAGACTTAGGCTAAACCTTTGAAGTGGctttgaaatgcacatttttatgaagccatttgtatttgcacagaacacacagtaaAAGATCAGCTGCAATAAACTGAGCAGCCTCAACTTTAGGGAAAGAGACCATCCTGTCCTTAATTAGCAGACCTACATCAAAGATGAAAGAGTCAATGGGGCTAGTCTGGCGTTAACTGTGGAACTGCTGTATGTTAGCTGCAGATGATATTCTCAAAAACACCTCAACACCCACTTAGCTGCTTTCATTGGGTTCATTAATGAGCATGGAGATATGAGCACAGTAACTGCAGCCTCGGTAATTTCACACAGAGATTTTTATTAGATACTGACAGAACTGAGTACATGAAACGGGGGAGGTGGGGATTAAGCATGTACATGGAGTTCACTCTAAAAATAGAATTGGTGACAGTTTCTCAAGGTAAGATACAGGAATAGATTTGAACTATTCCATGCATTTAGTACAACGGGACAACGTTCTTGCAACTGATAGTCTAGTCCATTTTCCTTCACCACTAATGTTAATTACAAGCGAACTCTCTCAAAACTaaagaaacaacaaataaagaaaagtcAGAGAACAAAAATTCCAGTTTTCATAGAacataaacaagcaaacaaaaaaaaagaaatgcacacacacacacacacacacacacacacacacatcaatcaTAACCCCATTATTTCCTGGTTGCCACAGAAACATACAAAGCCTGGTATCACTCCTGCAACGCAATAAATGGATGTGGCGGAGGTGCTCTGGGATTGGCTGTGGGCGTTTATTAGCCTGTAGCGCTCTGCTCAGTGTAAGCAAGTTCAGCTCCTCTGTACCCCCGCTAACCGCAGCTGTTCGGGCACATTAAGATAAGCACAACGGCGACTGTGGGAGCCCGACAGTgtttaacaaataaacattaatctGTCATATCGGCCGCGGGGGCCTCTGTTCTCTCAGCCTCACAGGTTTTGTGGGCTGTGGGAGACCTGCGGAGTGCGGGGGTCTGTTGCCTGATAAATCCTCATAAAACCACCATCTGAACGGAATGCCTCCTGTTCCGACTGCAGGCAGGACCGCGACGCGAGCCCTACGGTTTCCGATGCGAGCTGTTCATTTGAACTTTATCGTGTCCCTTTTGCTTAGCTTAAGCAGACCGCCCTGtctttttcacaaaacaaattgaatcccccgcctcccccctaCTGTCagtcaagaaaagaaaaagaaaaagaaaatgttcttaatataaatggaaaaagaaaacaaactcccaacaGACTTTAAATAGTCcaaaatacatgtataaatCTTTGGTCAGTCAATTTTCATAGCATGGAGCCCTTCGTAACAGTGAGTTATTTTTGAACACAAAACAACTCACCCAGGTCAGTTTTTGCTTTCATCTAGAAATGTTTACATTGCTGTGTAGCCTTGTATAATTAAACCTTAAATAATCCAAGTAAAATAAgtcatatttttaacatttagaTAACAGTTTTTACATTAGATAAATAGGGTGGGTAGCACTGTGGCCTCACAGCAAGacggtcctgggttcaaatgaGGCCTAGGCCTTTTTGTGTATAGTTTGCATGTCCCCGGTATTCCAGTTTTCGTCCACAgtcagtccaaagacatgctagtaggctaattggagactctaaactgCACGTAGGTAtgggtgtgtgggtgaatggtcAGTGAATGGTCTGTGTGCACAGCAATAGACAggccaatgcacactgggataggctccagcaccccctgcgaccctgctcaggataagcaggtatacaGTAGATAATGAAAGGATGGACAATAGATAAACAATGCTGCACCTTCAACCTAAACAGTCTAAAAGTAAAATCCATACCTTAAGGTCCAGATCTCATTCCCCATCTCAAGAATATATGTcttgagaaataaataataaataataataatcagccGAATTTTCCACAGCATCACATGCATCtattgtgaatttttaaaaatcatgctAAGTATGAAAACTAAGACACAATTCTAAATTCTGCTGGTTGAGCTGTACACTATGGAGCTGTTGCATCTTGTTTAAGAGGGCGTGTCACAGCGAGATGTGCCTATTGACAGCAGGATTTGTTGGATG includes:
- the LOC118214265 gene encoding ATP synthase F(0) complex subunit C3, mitochondrial-like; the encoded protein is MYACAKFVSTPALVRAGSRALYRPLSAAVVSRPELQAGEMSPVLGPQSMSQVALRGFQTSAVTRDIDTAAKFIGAGAATVGVAGSGAGIGTVFGSLIIGYARNPSLKQQLFSYAILGFALSEAMGLFCLMVAFLILFAM